One Microbacterium sp. No. 7 genomic window carries:
- a CDS encoding acyl-CoA dehydrogenase family protein: MTSDLRFAGRTIFEEEHEAFRALVRDFIDRVRPEYERWEEQHRIDRSFFVEAGALGLLMFPVEERHGGQGIDDFRFNAVVDEEFARANLGAAGLTIALQNDVLAPYFVELTDEAQKERWLPGMVAGETIAAIGMTEPGTGSDLAGIRTAARRDGGDWLISGSKTFISSGQNADLVIVVARTSEDRHRGLSLFVVESGMPGFERGRNLQKLGMHPQDTSELHFDAVRVPQENLLGEEGQGFFALMRNLPQERMSLAVTAIGASVGMLEETLDHVTTREAFGQPIGSFQNTRFRFAELAAEVEIGRTFVDDCVRLLIDGSLSPARAAKAKYWATELQQRVAHRCLQMFGGYGYMREYGISRAYADARIQSIYGGTNEIMREIIGKDLGL; this comes from the coding sequence ATGACGTCAGACTTGCGATTCGCCGGACGCACGATCTTCGAGGAGGAGCATGAGGCCTTCCGCGCCCTCGTGCGCGACTTCATCGATCGTGTGCGGCCGGAGTACGAGCGCTGGGAGGAGCAGCACAGGATCGACCGCTCGTTCTTCGTCGAGGCCGGCGCGCTCGGCCTGCTCATGTTTCCCGTCGAGGAACGCCACGGTGGGCAGGGGATCGACGACTTCCGGTTCAACGCTGTCGTCGACGAGGAGTTCGCTCGCGCCAACCTCGGCGCGGCCGGACTGACGATCGCCCTGCAGAACGACGTGCTCGCCCCGTACTTCGTCGAGCTCACAGATGAGGCGCAGAAGGAGCGGTGGCTGCCCGGGATGGTGGCGGGCGAGACGATCGCGGCGATCGGAATGACCGAGCCCGGTACGGGAAGCGATCTCGCCGGCATCCGGACGGCCGCTCGCAGAGACGGCGGCGACTGGCTGATCTCGGGATCGAAGACCTTCATCTCGAGCGGCCAGAACGCCGATCTCGTCATCGTCGTGGCACGAACGTCGGAGGACAGGCATCGTGGTCTCTCGCTGTTCGTCGTGGAGTCCGGGATGCCGGGATTCGAACGCGGACGCAACCTCCAGAAGCTCGGCATGCATCCTCAGGACACCAGCGAGCTGCACTTCGACGCCGTCCGCGTCCCGCAGGAGAACCTGCTCGGAGAGGAGGGACAGGGGTTCTTCGCGCTCATGCGGAATCTGCCGCAGGAACGCATGTCTCTCGCGGTGACCGCGATCGGAGCCTCTGTCGGCATGCTCGAGGAGACGTTGGACCATGTGACCACCCGCGAGGCCTTCGGCCAGCCGATCGGCTCGTTCCAGAACACTCGGTTCCGGTTCGCCGAGCTCGCCGCCGAGGTCGAGATCGGCCGCACCTTCGTCGACGACTGCGTGCGCCTGCTGATCGACGGATCCTTGAGCCCCGCCCGCGCAGCGAAGGCGAAGTACTGGGCGACGGAGCTGCAGCAACGGGTCGCGCATCGTTGCCTGCAGATGTTCGGCGGGTACGGCTACATGCGCGAGTACGGGATCAGCAGGGCCTACGCGGACGCGCGGATCCAGTCGATCTACGGGGGGACGAACGAGATCATGCGCGAGATCATCGGCAAAGACCTGGGGCTCTGA
- a CDS encoding ABC transporter substrate-binding protein produces MRMNRLIASAAALTLGIAALTSCGSDDAGGNGSEDGGGDTEVFTLTTIMPMSGPGAVYGEGVVRMLDIVVDETNAAGGITIGDTTYEIVLDVLDDELKPETAQAVARQAIDDGAQLIFGPFGSGNANAVQPVMARGGAAWLLPIATVVGPTANPNVFRTAALVSAFVDPELEYIEADPTLQKVALLTDQTHTAHSETTSELIGQIEGIGRSVVFSQDFSTGDTDFRAPLTQMLSDAPDVVILRGYMAECLLALQQLRELGSDAIVILNSGSTTAETLSMLDDLSILEDVYQSMPMTSLDPFVAAGNPLAIELLEKLNGESAAADAYVYDAMQVLLAAMSQATDTSADALIAALTDLAAEDVAGRTLNEYRPQAGGLLFENREVDLPGVMVEWIPDQGWTPIP; encoded by the coding sequence ATGAGGATGAACCGGTTGATCGCGTCGGCCGCAGCGCTGACGTTGGGAATCGCGGCCCTGACGTCATGCGGCAGCGATGACGCGGGCGGCAACGGCAGCGAGGACGGCGGGGGTGATACCGAGGTCTTCACGCTGACGACGATCATGCCCATGTCCGGGCCGGGCGCCGTGTACGGAGAGGGCGTCGTGCGCATGCTCGACATCGTCGTCGACGAGACGAATGCCGCCGGAGGCATCACGATCGGCGACACGACCTATGAGATCGTCCTGGACGTGCTCGATGACGAGCTCAAGCCGGAGACCGCTCAGGCGGTGGCGCGCCAGGCGATCGACGACGGTGCCCAGCTCATCTTCGGTCCGTTCGGCTCGGGGAATGCGAACGCGGTGCAGCCGGTCATGGCACGTGGCGGTGCCGCGTGGCTTCTGCCGATCGCGACGGTCGTGGGACCGACGGCGAACCCGAACGTCTTCCGCACGGCGGCCTTGGTCAGCGCGTTCGTGGACCCGGAGCTGGAGTACATCGAGGCCGATCCCACCTTGCAGAAGGTCGCGCTGCTGACCGATCAGACCCATACCGCGCATTCGGAGACGACGTCCGAGCTGATCGGCCAGATCGAAGGAATCGGAAGATCCGTCGTGTTCTCGCAGGACTTCTCCACGGGGGACACGGACTTCCGTGCGCCTCTCACCCAGATGCTGAGCGACGCTCCCGACGTCGTGATCCTGCGCGGCTACATGGCGGAGTGTCTTCTCGCCCTTCAGCAACTGCGTGAGCTCGGAAGCGACGCCATCGTGATCCTGAACTCGGGAAGCACGACCGCGGAGACGCTCTCGATGCTGGACGACCTGTCGATCCTCGAGGACGTCTACCAGTCGATGCCGATGACCAGCCTCGATCCGTTCGTCGCCGCGGGCAACCCGCTGGCGATCGAGCTGCTGGAGAAGCTGAACGGCGAGTCGGCGGCCGCCGATGCGTATGTGTACGACGCGATGCAGGTTCTGCTGGCGGCGATGTCACAGGCGACCGACACCTCCGCCGATGCGCTCATCGCTGCGCTCACCGACCTCGCGGCGGAGGACGTGGCGGGCCGGACGCTGAACGAGTACCGCCCGCAGGCCGGAGGGCTTCTCTTCGAGAACCGCGAGGTCGATCTCCCGGGTGTGATGGTGGAGTGGATTCCCGATCAGGGCTGGACGCCGATCCCGTAG
- a CDS encoding AMP-binding protein has protein sequence MTTIGSSLEITAGRVPGRTAIVDRGVRLTYRELDDQVNRVAHELVARGIAKGDRIAFVGKNCAAFVYVLYAAAKIGALFVPVNPRSAPPEVAHLLDDSGAVLAIAEADSVSLLSKAADAARARPALLSAGQALGLEDLLSAAASRPTTRPEAEVFESDDAMILYTSGTTGFAKGVVMDHHRLIWTALTVSIMTAGMRDGASVVHVAPLYHSGQTTMMLLPGTLVGAKHVMVQAFDPDAVLDIMEKERTTAFFGPPTMYQFLMQAYLARPRDLSAWEMGVYGAAPMSETLAAALQREFASVRIYSCYGQTEAGPGGLYSSPEEVRARPDVTGYRAFPNTLVRIVDEAGHDISAGEIGEILLKGETIMKGYWNDPDATAKTLVDGWVHTGDLARLDADGGITIVDRLKDMIISGGRNIYSVEVENAIAAHPGIADNAVLARAHDEYGETVVAVVSLKDGAEVTLDELRAHCAPLIADYKLPRELIVAPIARNPSGKILKHIMRRELGLTDHV, from the coding sequence ATGACAACGATCGGCAGTTCGCTGGAGATCACCGCCGGGCGTGTGCCGGGACGCACGGCGATCGTCGACCGAGGCGTGAGGCTGACGTATAGAGAGCTTGATGATCAGGTGAATCGGGTTGCCCATGAGCTCGTCGCGCGCGGCATCGCGAAGGGTGATCGCATCGCCTTCGTCGGCAAGAACTGCGCCGCTTTCGTCTACGTGCTGTACGCGGCGGCCAAGATCGGTGCACTGTTCGTCCCTGTTAATCCTCGTTCGGCTCCCCCGGAAGTCGCGCATCTGCTCGATGACAGCGGTGCCGTGCTCGCCATCGCCGAAGCCGACTCGGTGTCCCTGCTTTCGAAGGCGGCCGACGCCGCGCGTGCGAGACCGGCGCTGCTGAGCGCTGGTCAGGCCTTGGGGCTGGAGGACCTGCTGTCGGCAGCGGCGTCGCGCCCGACGACACGGCCTGAGGCGGAGGTCTTCGAGTCCGACGACGCCATGATCCTCTACACGTCGGGGACGACCGGGTTCGCCAAGGGCGTCGTGATGGATCATCACAGGCTCATCTGGACCGCTCTGACGGTGTCGATCATGACGGCCGGGATGCGCGACGGGGCGAGCGTCGTTCACGTCGCGCCCCTCTACCATTCCGGCCAGACGACGATGATGCTCCTGCCGGGCACGCTCGTGGGCGCCAAGCACGTGATGGTGCAGGCCTTCGATCCTGATGCCGTTCTGGACATCATGGAGAAGGAGCGCACGACCGCGTTCTTCGGGCCGCCGACGATGTATCAGTTCCTGATGCAGGCGTATCTCGCCAGGCCGCGCGATCTCTCGGCATGGGAGATGGGGGTGTACGGGGCGGCCCCCATGTCGGAGACGCTCGCGGCCGCGCTCCAGCGCGAGTTCGCCTCGGTTCGGATCTACTCGTGCTACGGCCAGACCGAGGCCGGGCCGGGAGGCCTTTACTCGAGCCCGGAAGAGGTGCGGGCGCGGCCGGATGTGACCGGATACCGCGCCTTTCCGAACACGCTCGTGCGGATCGTGGACGAGGCCGGTCACGACATCTCCGCAGGCGAGATCGGTGAGATCCTGCTCAAGGGCGAGACGATCATGAAGGGGTACTGGAACGATCCGGATGCCACCGCGAAGACGCTGGTGGACGGCTGGGTGCACACGGGCGACCTCGCCCGCCTCGATGCCGACGGGGGCATCACGATCGTGGACCGGCTCAAGGACATGATCATCAGCGGCGGGCGGAACATCTATTCGGTCGAGGTCGAGAACGCGATCGCTGCGCACCCCGGCATCGCCGACAACGCCGTCCTCGCCCGTGCGCACGACGAGTACGGCGAGACCGTCGTCGCCGTGGTCAGTCTCAAAGACGGTGCGGAGGTGACTCTGGATGAGCTGCGCGCGCACTGCGCGCCTCTCATCGCCGACTACAAGCTGCCCCGCGAGCTGATCGTCGCCCCGATCGCGCGCAATCCGTCGGGCAAGATCCTCAAGCACATCATGCGGCGGGAGCTCGGTCTGACCGATCACGTCTAG
- a CDS encoding molybdopterin-dependent oxidoreductase, with the protein MNDAPERTVIRTCPICESTCGLEITLRGDRVLRTRGDGLDVLSKGFMCPKGASLGELYDDPDWLRGPLIRDGGRLREADWEEAFARTAELFRPILEQDGSTTTAVYMGNPIAHSMAGLLSARAIITTLRTPNLYSASTLDQRSKDLTNGLMFGDRFTLPVPDLDHTEFLVVIGANPLESNGSLATAPDWPRRLRDLRRRGGTLVVIDPVRTRTAEIADEHLRPRVGSDAALLLSMASVLFEEDMVRIGAAEPFARNLPRLREVVRPFTPERLEGFTGIPATDVRALTRAFARAASAVVYGRMGTSTTRFGTVASWMIDILNILTGNLDRRGGAMFPKPASGMLNTRGAPRFGPGIPMGRYHTRVRKAPELFGELPMSCLAEEIDTPGEGRYRGLVLISGNPVVSAPNSRRMANALQQLDAFVAIDPYVTDSTRFAHVIFPALSPLQRSHYDVHFTMWSVRNVANYSPPSIQKRHDQLDEWEIMCRLGGIFDGSMRSTGEIDEAMITSMIRSESRDEHSLIHGRKADEILSLLVPRVGPDRVLDFLLRVGPYGDGFGRVEGGLSLSLLEANPHGIDLGPLRPRLPEVLRTPDGMIDLAPDPILQDLGPLERAIDAGPQPGLVLIGRRQLRSNNSWLHNTPSLMTGRTRSTLRMSPEDAVERGLETGDTAKVESAAGELIALVEVSDRVPPGVVSLPHGWLHEPEEIGMTTARLRPGVNANILADETVVDAPSWNAVFNGIPVVVHGPQRLERTDRLLGESPTTGADESVPR; encoded by the coding sequence ATGAACGACGCTCCCGAACGGACGGTCATCCGGACGTGCCCGATCTGCGAGTCGACCTGCGGGTTGGAGATCACGCTGCGCGGCGATCGCGTGCTGCGCACGCGCGGCGACGGACTCGACGTGCTCTCGAAGGGCTTCATGTGCCCGAAAGGGGCGTCGCTGGGCGAGCTGTACGACGATCCGGACTGGCTCCGAGGGCCGCTGATCCGCGACGGCGGTCGGCTGCGTGAAGCGGATTGGGAGGAGGCCTTCGCGCGAACGGCCGAGCTGTTCCGGCCGATCCTGGAGCAGGACGGCTCCACGACCACCGCCGTCTACATGGGCAATCCGATCGCGCACAGCATGGCGGGTCTGCTGTCCGCCCGGGCCATCATCACCACGCTTCGGACACCGAACCTCTACAGCGCATCGACGCTCGACCAGCGGTCGAAGGACCTCACGAACGGCCTGATGTTCGGCGACCGGTTCACCCTCCCGGTCCCGGACCTCGATCACACGGAGTTCCTCGTCGTCATCGGAGCCAACCCGCTCGAGTCGAACGGCAGTCTTGCGACCGCTCCCGACTGGCCGCGCAGGCTGCGTGATCTCAGGCGCCGCGGCGGCACCCTCGTCGTCATCGACCCCGTCCGCACCCGCACGGCGGAGATCGCCGACGAGCATCTGCGTCCGCGGGTCGGATCCGATGCGGCGCTGCTGCTCTCCATGGCCTCGGTGCTGTTCGAGGAGGACATGGTGCGGATCGGCGCTGCGGAGCCGTTCGCGCGCAATCTTCCGAGACTCCGAGAAGTCGTGCGCCCCTTCACGCCGGAGCGGCTCGAGGGCTTCACCGGCATCCCGGCGACGGACGTGCGTGCACTGACGCGCGCCTTCGCCCGGGCGGCGAGCGCCGTCGTGTACGGCCGGATGGGAACCTCCACGACGCGCTTCGGCACCGTCGCGTCGTGGATGATCGACATCCTCAACATCCTCACGGGCAACCTGGATCGTCGAGGCGGGGCGATGTTCCCGAAGCCGGCCTCCGGAATGCTGAACACGCGCGGCGCTCCTCGTTTCGGGCCGGGCATTCCGATGGGCCGATATCACACCCGCGTCCGGAAGGCACCGGAGCTCTTCGGCGAACTGCCGATGTCATGCCTCGCCGAGGAGATCGACACCCCGGGAGAAGGCCGCTATCGAGGACTCGTCCTCATCAGCGGGAATCCTGTCGTCTCGGCGCCGAACTCGCGGCGCATGGCGAACGCTCTTCAGCAGCTCGACGCGTTCGTTGCCATCGACCCCTATGTGACCGATAGCACGCGCTTCGCGCACGTGATCTTTCCGGCGCTGTCGCCGCTTCAACGCTCCCACTACGACGTCCACTTCACGATGTGGTCGGTCCGCAACGTCGCGAACTACAGCCCGCCCTCCATCCAGAAACGACACGACCAGCTCGACGAGTGGGAGATCATGTGTCGACTCGGCGGCATCTTCGACGGCTCGATGCGTTCGACCGGCGAGATCGATGAGGCGATGATCACGTCCATGATCCGTTCCGAGTCGCGCGACGAGCATTCACTCATCCACGGCCGCAAAGCGGACGAGATCCTCTCCCTGCTCGTCCCGCGGGTGGGGCCCGACCGCGTGCTCGACTTCCTGCTTCGCGTGGGCCCGTACGGCGACGGCTTCGGCAGGGTCGAGGGAGGCCTGTCACTCAGCCTGCTGGAGGCGAATCCGCACGGCATCGACCTTGGGCCGCTCCGGCCGCGGCTCCCCGAGGTCCTCCGGACTCCGGACGGGATGATCGACCTCGCGCCTGATCCGATCCTCCAGGATCTCGGCCCGCTCGAGCGCGCGATCGACGCGGGACCACAGCCAGGCCTCGTGCTCATCGGGCGCCGACAGCTGCGATCGAACAACTCGTGGCTCCACAACACTCCATCGCTGATGACCGGGAGAACCCGGTCCACGCTGCGGATGAGTCCGGAGGACGCGGTCGAGCGAGGGCTGGAGACAGGAGATACGGCCAAGGTGGAGAGCGCGGCCGGCGAGCTCATCGCCCTCGTCGAGGTCAGCGACCGTGTTCCGCCGGGAGTCGTGAGCCTTCCACACGGGTGGCTGCACGAGCCCGAGGAGATCGGGATGACGACGGCGAGGCTTCGGCCCGGCGTGAACGCCAACATCCTCGCCGATGAGACCGTGGTCGACGCGCCCTCCTGGAACGCGGTGTTCAATGGCATACCGGTCGTCGTGCACGGACCTCAGCGACTCGAACGGACCGATCGCCTGCTCGGCGAATCGCCGACGACCGGGGCGGACGAGTCGGTGCCACGATGA
- a CDS encoding branched-chain amino acid ABC transporter permease, which yields MSTRPRFRSALVRWRITDSHGAGIVGRTLLAVLFVVAMLALSGALTERWVYTLTTLTMAALWASCLNIVVGYTGELNLSFGAFLAVGAYIGALGTGRWEIPGALLVLIVLVVALTASFLLSLVVFRAKGLHFALITAGLSLVCYNVLTTWTDVTGGYAGISTGGPITSGALPRPLELGPIVLQSSRDYLMATAVFLAVVVWLVSALLRTREGAGWIAVREDDMLAASVGIKVKNRKRVAFVLCSTLAALSGVLYAHWVGYLTPGMFSFAHASFDPVAMVIIGGSGTVAGPIVGAVVVSGLPELFRGVQSFSVLIYGLILLLVLMTSSGGVMGIVRTASRRARAVFASRKEGVE from the coding sequence ATGTCTACGAGACCCAGATTCCGGTCCGCGCTCGTGCGCTGGAGGATCACCGACTCGCACGGGGCGGGCATCGTCGGCCGGACGCTGCTGGCGGTCCTCTTCGTCGTCGCGATGCTGGCGCTCAGCGGTGCGCTCACCGAACGGTGGGTCTATACGCTCACGACGCTCACCATGGCGGCGCTGTGGGCGTCGTGCCTGAACATCGTCGTGGGCTACACCGGAGAGCTCAATCTCTCGTTCGGCGCCTTCCTCGCCGTCGGCGCATACATCGGTGCGCTCGGCACCGGGCGATGGGAGATCCCGGGGGCGCTGCTGGTGCTGATCGTCCTCGTCGTCGCGCTGACGGCATCCTTCCTCCTGAGTCTGGTGGTCTTCCGAGCGAAAGGCCTGCACTTCGCGCTGATAACGGCGGGCCTCTCCCTGGTCTGCTACAACGTCCTCACGACATGGACCGACGTCACGGGCGGCTACGCGGGCATCTCGACCGGCGGCCCCATCACATCGGGAGCGTTGCCCAGGCCTTTGGAGCTCGGTCCCATCGTGCTTCAGTCGTCCCGCGACTATCTGATGGCCACCGCCGTCTTCCTGGCCGTCGTGGTGTGGCTCGTCTCCGCGCTGTTGCGCACGCGTGAGGGCGCTGGATGGATCGCCGTGCGTGAGGACGACATGCTCGCCGCGTCCGTCGGCATCAAGGTCAAGAACCGGAAGCGCGTGGCCTTCGTCCTCTGCTCGACCCTTGCGGCATTGTCGGGCGTGCTGTACGCGCACTGGGTCGGATACCTGACGCCCGGGATGTTCAGCTTCGCTCACGCGTCGTTCGACCCGGTCGCGATGGTGATCATCGGCGGTTCCGGCACCGTCGCAGGGCCGATCGTCGGTGCCGTCGTCGTCTCCGGGTTGCCCGAGCTGTTTCGAGGCGTCCAGAGTTTCTCCGTTCTCATCTACGGGCTGATTCTGCTGCTCGTCCTCATGACCTCGAGCGGAGGCGTCATGGGAATCGTCAGGACGGCGAGCCGACGCGCTCGTGCGGTCTTCGCGTCGCGGAAGGAAGGTGTCGAATGA
- a CDS encoding ABC transporter ATP-binding protein gives MSLDVRSLTAGYGDHTVLRDIDISVRTGEVVAVLGTNGAGKSTLLRTIAGLQPLIAGRVELDGTVLDRMPAFLRVRHGLALAPEGQQSFANMTVKENLVLAARAVRRRASRHDIDEALGEVIGTFPRLGQRMSQSAGTLSGGERQMLSISRALLAKPKVLLLDEPSHGLAPIVVEQVAESIAAISGTALLLVEQNLAVPRRCATRVVVLQDSRIVASGGRELVESDEVVEAYLGID, from the coding sequence ATGAGCCTCGACGTGCGCTCCCTCACGGCCGGATACGGTGACCATACCGTTCTGAGGGACATCGACATCTCGGTCCGTACGGGCGAGGTCGTCGCCGTGCTCGGCACGAACGGCGCGGGAAAGTCGACGCTGCTGCGCACGATCGCGGGCCTGCAGCCGCTGATCGCGGGAAGAGTCGAACTGGACGGCACGGTTCTGGACCGTATGCCTGCCTTCCTGAGGGTCAGGCACGGGCTGGCGCTGGCCCCCGAAGGTCAGCAATCGTTCGCGAACATGACCGTCAAGGAGAATCTCGTTCTCGCAGCCCGGGCCGTGCGGAGACGTGCCTCGCGTCACGACATCGACGAGGCGCTGGGAGAGGTCATCGGCACGTTCCCCAGACTGGGCCAGCGCATGAGTCAGTCGGCGGGCACGCTCTCGGGAGGCGAGCGGCAGATGCTGTCGATATCACGCGCGCTTCTCGCGAAGCCGAAAGTGCTCCTCCTGGACGAGCCGTCGCACGGACTGGCGCCGATCGTCGTCGAGCAGGTGGCAGAGTCGATCGCCGCCATCTCCGGGACGGCTCTTCTCCTCGTGGAGCAGAACCTGGCCGTCCCTCGGCGTTGCGCGACGAGAGTCGTCGTGCTCCAGGACTCGCGCATCGTCGCCAGCGGGGGCCGGGAGCTGGTGGAGAGCGATGAGGTCGTCGAGGCGTACCTCGGCATCGACTGA
- a CDS encoding ABC transporter ATP-binding protein: MTGEVALSAEHVTMRYRGLLALDDVSVAFERGTTTGLIGPNGAGKTTFVNVLSGLVQPTSGRIRFDGQDKRRWSLSSAARDGVGRTFQASKVFRNRMVIDNIDVAPVRLRALEYDPLEIVDLADRRHDLAGSLSYGELRRLGVAIAISTAPRVLLLDEPGAGLTGGDLDRLSAVIRRVGATGCTIVLVDHNMRFLMGSVERVVVLEGGRLVADGTPEQVQNDPQVRAAYLGGAA, encoded by the coding sequence ATGACCGGGGAAGTCGCTCTCTCGGCGGAGCATGTCACGATGCGCTATCGAGGCCTGCTGGCGTTGGACGACGTGAGCGTCGCGTTCGAGCGTGGAACCACGACAGGCCTCATCGGCCCCAACGGCGCGGGAAAGACGACGTTCGTCAACGTGCTGTCGGGCTTGGTGCAGCCCACGAGCGGTCGCATCAGATTCGATGGACAGGACAAGCGGAGATGGTCGTTGAGCAGCGCGGCGCGCGACGGGGTCGGGCGGACGTTCCAGGCCTCGAAGGTGTTCCGCAACCGGATGGTGATCGACAACATCGACGTCGCACCGGTTCGTCTGCGCGCGCTGGAATACGATCCGCTCGAGATCGTCGACCTGGCCGACCGGCGTCACGACCTGGCAGGCAGTCTCTCCTATGGTGAGCTGCGGAGACTGGGCGTCGCGATCGCGATCTCCACGGCGCCCCGCGTGCTCCTGCTCGATGAGCCCGGAGCGGGCCTGACAGGCGGTGATCTGGACCGGCTCAGTGCGGTCATCCGGCGCGTCGGAGCCACCGGCTGCACCATCGTGCTCGTGGATCACAACATGCGGTTCCTCATGGGCAGCGTCGAACGCGTGGTCGTCCTCGAAGGCGGGCGCCTCGTCGCCGATGGAACTCCTGAGCAGGTTCAGAACGACCCTCAGGTCCGTGCCGCCTACCTCGGAGGTGCGGCATGA
- a CDS encoding PaaI family thioesterase gives MEETVRLGFCGFDPGAFLSELRPPAPNDLIDAELRLGTRPLGSAPGRAAGRTEGVPRPHLGWLSMLADLVMGTAYAAALGEGRTSLTLSMRIDSVRGALRPDVPIEGYALAEDPDDPGGVLHCLMLQGRQPVATGVGRFLPLGTRARSAPAEVVSFQRRGVDLATGFGLSGDWAPDIDVDLRAEGVLANPSGVVHGGVQAAIAAEAIIRSVAGVDASMCLLTDLSTRFLAPAPTGPEERLVVRVRRIHTGRSLRTVRVELVRGDGVVVSVSEGTVGRNPVMDSLVNSH, from the coding sequence GTGGAAGAGACGGTGCGACTGGGCTTCTGCGGCTTCGACCCGGGGGCGTTCCTGAGCGAGTTGCGTCCGCCGGCGCCGAACGACCTGATCGATGCAGAGCTGCGGCTCGGCACTCGCCCGCTCGGATCCGCTCCGGGGCGCGCGGCGGGCCGGACGGAGGGCGTTCCCCGCCCGCACCTGGGCTGGCTGAGCATGCTCGCCGACCTCGTCATGGGCACCGCGTATGCGGCTGCGCTCGGGGAGGGGCGGACGAGTCTCACGCTGTCGATGAGGATCGACAGCGTGAGAGGCGCGCTCCGGCCGGACGTGCCCATCGAGGGGTACGCGCTCGCCGAGGACCCGGATGACCCGGGCGGTGTGCTCCACTGCCTGATGCTGCAGGGGCGACAGCCGGTCGCAACCGGAGTCGGTCGGTTCCTCCCGCTGGGGACGCGCGCGCGGTCGGCGCCTGCCGAGGTCGTGTCCTTTCAGCGCCGTGGCGTGGACCTCGCGACCGGATTCGGGCTGTCGGGCGATTGGGCGCCTGACATCGATGTGGATCTGCGGGCGGAGGGCGTCCTCGCCAACCCGAGCGGCGTCGTGCACGGTGGTGTGCAGGCGGCGATCGCCGCCGAGGCGATCATCCGCAGCGTGGCGGGCGTGGACGCCTCGATGTGTCTGCTGACGGATTTGTCGACGAGGTTCCTCGCCCCGGCGCCGACCGGCCCGGAGGAACGGCTCGTCGTTCGTGTGCGACGGATTCATACGGGGCGCAGCCTTCGCACCGTGCGGGTGGAGCTGGTCCGCGGCGACGGCGTGGTGGTGAGCGTCTCCGAAGGCACCGTCGGCCGAAATCCCGTGATGGACAGTCTAGTGAATAGTCACTAG
- a CDS encoding branched-chain amino acid ABC transporter permease → MDIFFQQFANAIVLGSSYSLVALGLYLIYNALHVPNFAHGELYALGAYLQYTFVSVLGVPFFVGLALSVVGAGAIGGILEITVFRRLGRGPGFTVLVASLALAVVMQEAIALAWGRDNVGVQAPFTEVVAFAGVRIALYRLIVVAVVLAVAVGVAILVYRTDYGRSLRGIAQNREIAELSGINVRRVSVMTFVLSGALAGLAGGMLAPTVTVDPYMGFHPTLVAFAVLVVIGSGARLTGVIVGAMLVALAETFAAAYIANSARSGVVFVVLVLFLAIRPDGARRLSTAVKVRL, encoded by the coding sequence ATGGACATCTTCTTCCAGCAGTTCGCGAACGCCATCGTGCTCGGGAGCTCGTACAGCCTGGTCGCGCTCGGCCTCTACTTGATCTACAACGCGCTGCACGTCCCGAACTTCGCCCACGGCGAGCTCTACGCCCTCGGCGCGTATCTGCAGTACACCTTCGTATCGGTGCTCGGCGTTCCCTTCTTCGTCGGTCTCGCGCTGTCGGTCGTGGGGGCGGGAGCGATCGGGGGGATCCTCGAGATCACTGTGTTCCGGCGGCTGGGACGTGGCCCCGGCTTCACGGTCCTCGTCGCCTCACTGGCCCTGGCCGTCGTCATGCAGGAGGCGATCGCGCTCGCGTGGGGGCGCGACAACGTCGGCGTGCAGGCGCCGTTCACCGAGGTCGTCGCGTTCGCCGGGGTGCGCATCGCACTGTACAGACTGATCGTGGTGGCCGTCGTGCTCGCGGTCGCCGTCGGCGTCGCGATCCTCGTCTATCGCACGGACTACGGTCGCTCGCTCCGCGGCATCGCCCAGAACCGGGAGATCGCCGAGCTGTCGGGCATCAACGTGCGCCGCGTCTCGGTCATGACCTTCGTGCTCAGCGGCGCGCTCGCCGGACTGGCCGGCGGCATGCTTGCGCCCACGGTGACGGTCGACCCGTACATGGGCTTCCACCCCACTCTCGTCGCGTTCGCGGTTCTCGTCGTGATCGGATCCGGTGCGCGGCTCACCGGCGTGATCGTCGGCGCGATGCTCGTCGCGCTCGCCGAGACGTTCGCAGCGGCGTACATCGCGAACTCGGCCCGCAGCGGCGTCGTCTTCGTCGTCCTCGTCCTGTTCCTCGCGATCAGGCCGGATGGCGCGCGCCGCCTCTCCACCGCAGTGAAAGTGAGGCTGTGA